CATGGAAACCATCATGGCGGCGATCTGAAAGCAAACAAAGacaattagcattagcataagcGTGACATTAGCTCAGAACGTCCATTAGCATTACCTCCAGCGCTCCAACTCCAACGGTGACTCCACCCACCACGTTAGCATGCTGCGCTAGCACGCGCAGGATGGCCCGGGAGCAGCCCTGGAGAGACAGGCTAGCATGAGGATGCTAATGGAGCTAACTAGCAGCATCAGGCTAGCTTACCGGCACGCCGCTGCGCGCTGCACCCCGGCGgccgcagggggcggggcttcggcAGCAGGGGGGCGGGACCAGCGGACCGGGGAAGTCGGCGAAGCCGGAGTAGCCGCAGCAAGCTAGCTGCAGAGGAATCGCGGACAGTTAGCATGCTAGTTAGCTGGAGCGCTCGCTAGCCTGAGGTTAGCATTTCAGGCTAATGTTAGCAAAGAcagcattttaaaatttaatgtaATGTAACACTTTTAGCTATAGCTTAACATAGCATTTTAAGCTAGCCTAGCATCCTGAGATGTTAGCGTGTTACCTGGCCCATCGTAGCGTTCCAGACCGCCGTCGCTAGTGGATCACTGCCGTAGTCCTCGCGCAGCGTCGCGCTAGCAACCACCTGCAAAATTTCCTCTGCCTGCAAATGACAGTTAGCATTGGTAGCATCAGTTAGCATCACATTAATGGAGTGGAGataagggggcggggcttaccagAGAGGGGTATGCTAGCACGACGACTCCGGACGCCACGTTAGCGACAAAGACGGCGGCTAGCACCGAGAAgaactgaagacagaaaacacatggtgtttcatgctacatgctaacatcACATGGATCACGCTACAGTTAGGTTTATGCTAGCTTAAATCTTCATTCATGCTAGTTTTATTATATGCTAGCCTGATGCTTGTTTTAAACTTGCTCTATATGAATTAGATGTTAGCTTCTTGCTAGTGTTGTTAGCTCAGTTAGCTTCATGCTCGTGGCAAGTTATGGTCATGCTACTTTAATTATGATTTCATGCTGTGTTAATGTTAGCTTAAAGCTAGCTAGAGACTGTTTTGCTAGCACTACTAGCTCTCACCGCTAGCAGTAGACACTTGTTCCCTCGAACGGCGCCGCTGCATCCCAGCAGCCCCAGCACcaaaagccccgcccccagcgtGGCGCAGAGGATGCTAGCATTGACGGCACGGCGGGAGAATGGTGCGAGCATGCGCAGGAAGTAGCCTTCATTCGCAACTGCCCAGAGTCCGGCGGTAACCAGCGTCAAACCGGCAACCTGAGGAGAGTTAGCAACTGGTTAGTGGTTAGCATCACACACTGTTAGCATTGTTAGCGGAGCACACTCACAGAGATCAGCAGGTTGAGGATTAGCATCATTAGCGTTGCAAGTGTAACTCGACACATCGCTACCTGGAAGACAAAACAGTTAGCTAACAGGCTGCTAGCTTGAGTAGCCCAATTAGCATTGGCAGACTATCCTTTAGCCTAAATAGTAATAAGCAATGTTAGCATATTAAGCTTATTAAGGAGCAATACTAGCTTGGCTAACTAATGTAGCTTTTAATTTACTGTTAGCATTGTTAGCTGATGTAG
The window above is part of the Salarias fasciatus chromosome 23, fSalaFa1.1, whole genome shotgun sequence genome. Proteins encoded here:
- the tspan1 gene encoding tetraspanin-1 produces the protein MLILNLLISVAGLTLVTAGLWAVANEGYFLRMLAPFSRRAVNASILCATLGAGLLVLGLLGCSGAVRGNKCLLLAFFSVLAAVFVANVASGVVVLAYPSLAEEILQVVASATLREDYGSDPLATAVWNATMGQLACCGYSGFADFPGPLVPPPCCRSPAPCGRRGAARSGVPGCSRAILRVLAQHANVVGGVTVGVGALEIAAMMVSMFLYCQLEKQAS